A single Pseudoxanthomonas sp. DNA region contains:
- the tilS gene encoding tRNA lysidine(34) synthetase TilS: MPPHVAAPALSPPLATGRVWVAFSGGLDSTVLLHRLAHDPVVRHHGLQAIHVHHGLHADADAWAEHCDALCATLGVPLQVKRVHVDTTRGEGVEAAARRARYAAFSEVMQAGDILALAHHRDDQAETFLLRALRASGPDGLAAMRPWRAFGAGWLWRPLLELPRAALEAYARAASLSWIEDPGNASTAFDRNFLRHQVLPLLRQRWPHADAALARSAALCADASELLDAQDRALLARAATADPAALHVAPLREACAASRARALRCWIERLGLPPLPAEGVARIDEDLLDARADAQAGFAWRGAVVRRWRGLLHAERLRPALPDGWHAVWDGNAPFRLPDGGVLALEAGGPFDTPVRLTDRRGGERIALPGRAHRHALKDVLQSLGVPPWERRQLPLLWRDDALWAAGDLVLSADCDAWLRARGAGLRWCRG, translated from the coding sequence ATGCCTCCCCACGTCGCCGCTCCCGCCCTGTCACCGCCGCTGGCGACGGGACGCGTGTGGGTGGCCTTCAGTGGCGGGCTCGATTCGACCGTGCTGTTGCACAGGCTGGCGCACGATCCCGTCGTGCGCCATCACGGCCTGCAGGCGATCCACGTGCATCACGGGCTGCATGCCGATGCCGATGCGTGGGCGGAGCACTGCGATGCCCTGTGCGCGACGCTCGGCGTTCCGCTGCAGGTAAAGCGCGTCCACGTGGACACGACCCGGGGCGAAGGCGTGGAGGCCGCAGCGCGGCGCGCACGCTACGCGGCCTTCTCCGAGGTCATGCAGGCCGGCGACATCCTCGCCCTCGCCCATCATCGCGACGATCAGGCCGAGACCTTCCTGCTGCGCGCCCTGCGTGCCTCCGGGCCGGATGGCCTGGCGGCGATGCGGCCATGGCGCGCGTTCGGCGCCGGCTGGCTGTGGCGCCCGCTGCTGGAGCTGCCGCGCGCCGCGCTGGAGGCCTACGCACGTGCCGCGTCGCTGTCGTGGATCGAAGATCCGGGCAATGCCTCCACCGCCTTCGACCGCAACTTCCTGCGCCACCAGGTACTGCCGCTGTTGCGGCAACGCTGGCCGCATGCCGACGCCGCCCTGGCCCGCAGCGCCGCCCTGTGCGCCGACGCCAGCGAACTGCTGGACGCGCAGGATCGCGCGCTGCTCGCGCGTGCGGCCACCGCCGATCCTGCCGCCCTGCACGTCGCTCCGTTGCGCGAAGCCTGCGCCGCGTCGCGCGCACGCGCGTTGCGGTGCTGGATCGAGCGGCTCGGTCTGCCGCCCTTGCCTGCCGAAGGCGTGGCCCGGATCGACGAGGATCTGCTCGATGCACGGGCCGACGCGCAGGCCGGGTTCGCCTGGCGCGGCGCGGTCGTGCGGCGCTGGCGTGGCCTGCTGCACGCCGAACGCCTGCGTCCTGCCTTGCCGGACGGCTGGCACGCCGTCTGGGACGGCAACGCGCCATTCCGGTTGCCGGACGGCGGCGTGCTGGCGCTGGAAGCAGGCGGTCCGTTCGACACCCCGGTACGACTCACCGACCGCCGCGGCGGCGAACGCATCGCCCTGCCCGGTCGCGCGCACCGGCATGCCCTCAAGGACGTGCTGCAGTCGCTGGGCGTGCCGCCCTGGGAACGGCGCCAGTTGCCGTTGCTCTGGCGCGACGACGCGCTGTGGGCCGCCGGCGACCTGGTGCTCTCGGCCGACTGCGACGCGTGGTTGCGCGCGCGCGGCGCGGGTCTGCGCTGGTGTCGCGGCTGA
- a CDS encoding exodeoxyribonuclease VII small subunit codes for MAKKTSADASPVAHFEQSLDELEQLVEKMEHGDLSLEASLAAYERGVGLYRQCQTALEQAELRVRLLTDPEQPENGEPFAPAPDGR; via the coding sequence ATGGCAAAGAAAACCTCCGCAGACGCCTCGCCCGTCGCCCATTTCGAGCAGTCGCTCGACGAGCTCGAGCAACTGGTCGAGAAGATGGAACACGGCGACCTGAGCCTGGAAGCCTCGCTTGCCGCCTACGAGCGCGGCGTGGGCCTGTACCGGCAATGCCAGACGGCGCTCGAACAGGCCGAACTGCGCGTGCGGCTGCTCACCGACCCGGAACAACCCGAGAACGGCGAGCCCTTCGCGCCCGCCCCCGATGGCCGCTGA
- a CDS encoding GAF domain-containing protein: MTVSTDSPAAQETRRQHALDRYHMVDSLPATVYDDLVNVAAALCGTPIAVVSLIDRDRQWFKARVGLDDHQTTRDTAVCDHAIRQPDELLEVQDLSEDARFNEFPIVTGEVKARFYAGMPLVTANGEALGTVCVVDTQPRRLNSQQKASLRALARVTMALLDAHRVQHESQAMGALQSEATVAATDPSATPSDAGYTVAIIEVQGMAEAARRLGERTLERQLQGLAAELEACVQPALGDHISRVTDSAEYVALLHGEAQEARMQALRKAALEAGSRDGLSLRVGAASARPGEALHGVYLRAEEDLSRQKDAAARDRVAA, encoded by the coding sequence ATGACGGTTTCGACCGACTCCCCGGCTGCGCAGGAAACCCGCCGCCAGCACGCCCTCGACCGCTACCACATGGTCGACAGCCTGCCGGCCACCGTCTACGACGATCTGGTGAACGTGGCCGCGGCGCTGTGCGGCACGCCCATCGCGGTGGTCTCGCTGATCGACCGCGACCGCCAGTGGTTCAAGGCGCGCGTGGGGCTGGACGACCACCAGACCACGCGCGATACCGCCGTCTGCGATCACGCGATCCGCCAGCCCGATGAGCTGCTGGAAGTGCAGGATCTCAGCGAGGATGCGCGCTTCAACGAGTTCCCCATCGTGACCGGCGAGGTCAAGGCGCGTTTCTACGCCGGCATGCCGCTGGTCACCGCGAATGGCGAGGCGTTGGGGACGGTGTGCGTGGTCGACACCCAGCCGCGCCGTCTCAACAGCCAGCAGAAGGCGTCGCTGCGCGCGCTGGCGCGCGTGACCATGGCGCTGCTGGACGCGCACCGCGTGCAGCACGAATCCCAGGCCATGGGCGCGCTGCAATCCGAGGCGACCGTCGCCGCGACCGACCCTTCCGCGACGCCTTCGGATGCGGGTTACACGGTCGCGATCATCGAGGTGCAGGGCATGGCCGAGGCGGCACGTCGTCTTGGCGAACGCACCCTGGAGCGGCAGCTCCAGGGGCTGGCGGCGGAACTCGAGGCATGTGTGCAGCCGGCGTTGGGCGACCACATCAGCCGCGTCACCGACAGTGCCGAGTACGTCGCCCTCCTGCACGGCGAAGCGCAGGAGGCGCGCATGCAGGCGCTGCGCAAGGCCGCCCTGGAGGCGGGCAGTCGGGACGGCCTGTCGCTGCGGGTGGGCGCGGCGAGCGCCAGGCCGGGCGAGGCCCTGCATGGCGTGTACCTGCGGGCGGAAGAAGACCTCAGCCGGCAGAAGGATGCGGCTGCCCGCGACCGCGTCGCTGCCTGA
- a CDS encoding farnesyl diphosphate synthase yields MAADPRFAAWAAALEGHLDRALPPADAAPHRLHAAMRHAVLGGGKRMRALLVYASGTLLQADEATLHAPAVAVELIHAYSLVHDDLPAMDDDDLRRGKPTVHIAFDEATAILAGDALQTRAFERLSVADVDAALRVAWLATLAHASGAAGMCGGQALDIDATGTRQSLDGLQRMHALKTGALIRAAVRMGALAGGADAATLSRLDDFASALGLAFQVRDDILDIEASSDQLGKTAGKDAAQAKSTYPALLGMQGAKAKLDELDARMRDALAPYDGRAGALRALGELAIHRAH; encoded by the coding sequence ATGGCCGCTGATCCGCGCTTCGCCGCCTGGGCGGCCGCGCTGGAAGGACATCTCGACCGCGCCCTGCCGCCGGCCGACGCCGCCCCGCACCGCCTGCACGCCGCCATGCGTCACGCCGTACTGGGAGGCGGCAAGCGCATGCGCGCCCTGCTGGTCTACGCCAGCGGCACCCTGCTGCAGGCGGACGAGGCCACGCTGCATGCGCCCGCCGTCGCGGTCGAACTGATCCACGCCTATTCGCTGGTGCATGACGACCTGCCGGCGATGGACGACGATGACCTGCGCCGCGGCAAGCCCACCGTGCACATCGCCTTCGACGAAGCCACCGCGATCCTCGCCGGCGACGCGCTGCAGACGCGCGCGTTCGAACGTCTGTCCGTGGCCGACGTCGACGCGGCGCTGCGCGTGGCCTGGCTGGCGACGCTGGCGCACGCCTCCGGGGCAGCCGGCATGTGCGGTGGACAGGCGCTGGATATCGACGCGACCGGCACCCGGCAGTCGCTGGACGGACTGCAGCGCATGCATGCGCTCAAGACCGGCGCGCTGATCCGCGCTGCCGTACGCATGGGCGCCCTGGCCGGTGGAGCCGATGCGGCCACGCTGTCGCGGCTGGACGATTTCGCCAGCGCGCTGGGCCTCGCTTTCCAGGTGCGCGACGACATTCTCGACATCGAGGCCAGTTCCGACCAGTTGGGCAAGACCGCCGGCAAGGACGCGGCGCAGGCCAAGTCGACCTACCCGGCGCTGCTCGGCATGCAAGGCGCAAAGGCCAAGCTGGATGAACTCGATGCGCGGATGCGCGACGCGCTGGCGCCTTACGACGGCCGTGCCGGGGCGCTGCGCGCCCTCGGCGAGCTGGCGATCCACCGCGCCCACTGA
- the tldD gene encoding metalloprotease TldD, with amino-acid sequence MTLPITLAETRLLLPAGLDPSGLDRAFGTLLGPGIDFGDLYFQHARRESWTVEDGIVKDGAHSIEQGVGVRAVSGEKTGFAYSDDINAQALLEASKSARAIARDGAAHAPRTLVRTGGRALYAGDDPIDAMGNDAKVEALRAIDRFLRAADPRVQQVTVSLSGGIDTVLVARSDGVLASDVRPLVRLNVQVIVEQNGRRESGYAGMGGRYGYAELFADGKPEDLAREALRQALVNLEAIDAPAGVMPVVLGSGWPGVLLHEAVGHGLEGDFNRKGTSVYAGRIGQQVAAKGVTIVDDGTLPGRRGSLNIDDEGTPTNCTTLIEDGVLVGYMQDTHNARLMGVAPTGNGRRESFAHLPMPRMTNTYMLAGQDDPEDMIRSVKKGLYAVNFGGGQVDITSGKYVFSATEAYLIEDGRITAPVKGATLIGNGPETMQKVKMVGHDLALDQGVGVCGKDGQSVPVGVGQPSLLIEGLTVGGTKA; translated from the coding sequence ATGACCCTACCCATCACGCTCGCCGAAACCCGCCTTCTCCTGCCCGCCGGCCTCGACCCGTCCGGCCTCGACCGCGCCTTCGGCACGTTGCTCGGCCCGGGCATCGATTTCGGCGACCTGTATTTCCAGCATGCGCGGCGCGAGAGCTGGACGGTGGAAGACGGCATCGTCAAGGACGGGGCGCATTCGATCGAACAGGGCGTCGGCGTGCGGGCCGTGTCCGGCGAGAAGACCGGCTTCGCCTATTCCGACGACATCAACGCGCAGGCGCTGCTGGAGGCATCGAAGTCCGCGCGCGCCATCGCCCGCGACGGCGCCGCGCATGCGCCACGCACGCTGGTGCGCACCGGCGGCCGCGCGCTGTACGCCGGCGACGACCCCATCGACGCGATGGGCAACGACGCCAAGGTCGAGGCGCTGCGTGCGATCGACCGTTTCCTTCGCGCGGCCGATCCCCGCGTGCAGCAGGTCACCGTCAGCCTGTCCGGCGGCATCGACACAGTGCTGGTCGCGCGCAGCGACGGTGTGCTCGCTTCCGACGTGCGTCCGCTGGTGCGCCTGAATGTGCAGGTCATCGTCGAGCAGAACGGTCGTCGCGAGTCCGGCTATGCGGGCATGGGGGGCCGTTACGGCTATGCCGAGCTGTTCGCCGACGGCAAGCCGGAAGATCTGGCGCGCGAAGCCTTGCGACAGGCGCTGGTGAACCTCGAGGCGATCGACGCGCCGGCCGGCGTGATGCCGGTGGTGCTGGGCAGCGGCTGGCCGGGCGTGCTGCTTCACGAGGCGGTCGGCCATGGCCTGGAAGGCGACTTCAACCGCAAGGGCACCAGCGTGTATGCCGGCCGCATCGGCCAGCAAGTCGCGGCGAAGGGCGTGACCATCGTCGACGACGGCACGCTGCCGGGCCGGCGCGGTTCGCTCAACATCGACGACGAAGGCACGCCGACCAACTGCACCACGCTGATCGAGGATGGGGTGCTGGTCGGCTACATGCAGGACACCCACAACGCACGCCTGATGGGCGTGGCGCCCACCGGCAACGGCCGCCGCGAGTCGTTCGCGCACCTGCCGATGCCGCGCATGACCAACACCTACATGCTGGCCGGCCAGGACGATCCGGAAGACATGATCCGCTCGGTGAAGAAGGGCCTGTACGCGGTCAACTTCGGCGGCGGGCAGGTCGACATCACCAGCGGCAAGTACGTGTTCTCCGCTACTGAGGCCTACCTGATCGAGGACGGCCGCATCACCGCGCCGGTGAAGGGTGCCACGCTGATCGGCAACGGTCCGGAAACCATGCAGAAGGTGAAGATGGTCGGCCACGACCTGGCGCTGGACCAGGGCGTCGGCGTCTGCGGCAAGGACGGCCAGAGCGTGCCGGTCGGCGTCGGCCAGCCGTCGTTGCTGATCGAAGGCCTGACGGTGGGTGGGACGAAGGCGTGA
- a CDS encoding DUF4870 domain-containing protein translates to MSEFDNVTAPPPPATGDAPQDQRTMSLLAHLLGIITGPIGALIIWLVSKDDASKGFVVDQSKEALNFQITVFIAIVISWILAFVLIGLLLMPLVGIANLVLCIIAGIKANNGESYRYPFALRLIK, encoded by the coding sequence ATGAGCGAATTCGACAACGTCACCGCACCGCCGCCGCCGGCCACCGGCGATGCACCGCAGGACCAGCGCACCATGTCGCTGCTGGCCCACCTGCTGGGCATCATCACCGGCCCGATCGGTGCGCTGATCATCTGGCTGGTCAGCAAGGACGACGCCTCCAAGGGGTTCGTCGTGGACCAGTCCAAGGAAGCGTTGAACTTCCAGATCACGGTGTTCATCGCCATCGTGATTTCGTGGATCCTGGCCTTCGTGCTGATCGGCCTGCTGCTGATGCCGCTGGTCGGCATCGCCAACCTGGTGCTGTGCATCATTGCCGGCATCAAGGCCAACAACGGCGAGTCGTACCGCTACCCGTTCGCGCTGCGCCTGATCAAGTAA
- the lepB gene encoding signal peptidase I produces the protein MSLLRRSLVRVLMVLAILVPAASLTMYALNPFGVRSMDPRQRILGHGLYRMPSSSMLPGIVPGQVLVTRAGHYTRHPPQRGDVVTLLLPAHQGQVWLQRIVGLPGETVSIVDGTVHIDGAALEEPYVAAENVSAEHSRAFPPTPVPPGHYFMMGDNRDNSMDSRFQPMTRREDITGKVVRAIP, from the coding sequence ATGTCCCTCCTGCGTCGTTCCCTCGTCCGTGTGTTGATGGTGCTGGCGATCCTGGTTCCGGCCGCATCGCTGACGATGTATGCGCTCAATCCGTTCGGTGTCCGCTCGATGGACCCGCGGCAACGCATCCTCGGGCATGGCCTCTACCGCATGCCGTCGTCCAGCATGCTGCCCGGCATCGTGCCGGGACAGGTGCTGGTGACCCGCGCGGGCCACTACACCCGGCACCCGCCACAGCGCGGCGATGTGGTAACCCTGCTCCTGCCGGCGCACCAGGGCCAAGTCTGGCTCCAGCGGATCGTCGGCCTGCCGGGCGAAACGGTGAGCATCGTCGACGGCACGGTGCATATCGATGGCGCGGCACTCGAGGAGCCGTATGTCGCGGCGGAAAACGTCAGCGCGGAACATTCGCGCGCGTTCCCGCCGACGCCGGTGCCGCCGGGGCACTACTTCATGATGGGCGACAACCGCGACAACAGCATGGACAGCCGCTTCCAGCCGATGACGCGTCGCGAGGACATCACCGGCAAGGTCGTGCGCGCGATTCCCTGA
- the pmbA gene encoding metalloprotease PmbA — translation MNATALTSSDDSLARLERLEVLSQRLLERARAHGATQAEVSCSEETGLNVNVRLGEVETVESTRDRGIGVTVYFGQRKGSASTADLREESLEATVAQACAIARYTEDDPASGLADAALMARDFPDLDVWHPWALDTDRAVDLALACEAAGRDADARIENSDGASVGSGESLSVYANSHGFIGRERDTQHTIGCALIAGQGDGMQRDGWYSTALSHLELEDPAAIGRKAAERTLSRLQPRSLATGEHRVLFSAEVARSLIGHLLGAVSGGALYRKASFLLDHAGRRIFPDWFAIEELPLLPHGLRSAAFDAEGVATKRSHLIRDGVLERYVLGSYSARKLGLQTTGNAGGVHNLQVKANAGGFDDLLAGMRTGLLVTELMGQGVNGVTGDYSRGAAGFWVEEGALAYPVDGITIAGNLKDIFAAIEAVGSDVDRRSHVGVGSILVGRMTVAGE, via the coding sequence TTGAACGCCACCGCCCTGACGTCTTCCGATGACAGCCTTGCCCGGCTCGAACGCCTGGAAGTGCTGTCCCAGCGCCTGCTGGAGCGTGCGCGGGCGCACGGCGCCACCCAGGCCGAGGTCAGCTGCAGCGAGGAGACCGGCCTGAACGTCAACGTCCGCCTGGGCGAGGTGGAGACCGTGGAGTCCACGCGAGACCGCGGCATCGGCGTGACCGTGTACTTCGGCCAGCGCAAGGGCAGCGCCAGCACCGCCGACCTGCGCGAGGAAAGCCTGGAGGCCACCGTGGCGCAGGCCTGCGCCATCGCGCGCTACACCGAGGACGACCCGGCGTCCGGTCTCGCCGACGCGGCACTGATGGCCCGCGATTTCCCTGACCTCGATGTCTGGCATCCGTGGGCGCTGGACACGGATCGCGCGGTGGACCTGGCGCTCGCCTGCGAGGCAGCCGGGCGCGATGCCGATGCGCGCATCGAGAACTCCGACGGCGCCTCGGTCGGCAGCGGCGAGAGCCTGTCGGTGTACGCCAACTCGCACGGGTTCATCGGCCGCGAGCGCGACACCCAGCACACCATCGGCTGCGCGCTGATCGCCGGGCAGGGCGACGGCATGCAGCGCGATGGCTGGTACAGCACGGCGTTGTCGCACCTTGAACTTGAGGATCCGGCGGCCATCGGCCGCAAGGCCGCCGAGCGCACACTGTCGCGGCTGCAACCGCGCTCGCTGGCGACCGGCGAGCATCGCGTGCTGTTCTCCGCCGAGGTGGCGCGCTCGCTGATCGGCCATCTGCTCGGCGCGGTGTCCGGCGGCGCGCTGTACCGGAAGGCGAGCTTCCTGCTCGACCACGCGGGTCGGCGCATTTTCCCGGACTGGTTCGCCATCGAGGAACTGCCGCTGCTGCCGCACGGCCTGCGCTCGGCCGCCTTCGATGCCGAAGGCGTGGCGACGAAGCGCTCGCACCTCATCCGCGACGGCGTGCTGGAGCGCTACGTGCTGGGCAGCTATTCGGCGCGCAAGCTCGGCCTGCAGACCACCGGCAATGCGGGCGGCGTCCACAACCTGCAGGTGAAAGCGAACGCGGGCGGATTCGACGATCTGCTGGCGGGCATGCGCACCGGGTTGCTGGTCACCGAACTGATGGGCCAGGGCGTGAACGGCGTGACGGGCGACTACTCGCGTGGCGCGGCCGGTTTCTGGGTCGAGGAAGGTGCGCTGGCCTACCCGGTGGATGGCATCACCATTGCCGGCAACCTCAAGGACATCTTCGCGGCCATCGAGGCGGTCGGCAGCGACGTGGACCGCCGTTCGCATGTCGGTGTCGGCTCCATCCTGGTCGGCCGGATGACGGTGGCGGGCGAGTAG
- a CDS encoding tetratricopeptide repeat protein, which yields MSPLLLLTYAVQIACCVHVVRTGRPLYWVFILLVFPFLSAIIYVIAEVVPELRNSPSARRTVRSVRNRVDPDRDRRDAARLLKAADTPENRRRLAEESLRSGDYAQAAELYEQALKGLYATDPDLMLGLAKSQFGLGDSTRARATLEALIAANPGFRSSDGHLLYARAVEDSADAAAAIHEYEAVVQGYPGEEARARFGLLLKRQGEHARARSVFQEILDRSDVAPRYYQREQRDWIEVARRELAMLPRA from the coding sequence ATGAGCCCCCTCCTGCTGCTGACGTACGCCGTCCAGATCGCCTGCTGCGTGCATGTGGTGCGCACCGGGCGTCCGCTGTACTGGGTTTTCATCCTGCTGGTGTTCCCGTTCTTGTCGGCGATCATCTACGTCATCGCCGAGGTCGTGCCGGAACTGCGGAACAGCCCGTCCGCGCGCCGTACCGTGCGCAGCGTCCGCAACCGTGTCGACCCCGATCGCGACCGCCGCGACGCGGCCCGGCTGCTGAAGGCGGCCGACACACCGGAGAACCGGCGCCGCCTGGCCGAGGAAAGCCTGCGCAGCGGCGACTACGCGCAGGCGGCCGAGTTGTACGAGCAGGCGCTGAAGGGGCTGTATGCCACCGATCCGGACCTGATGCTGGGGCTGGCGAAGTCGCAGTTCGGACTGGGCGACTCGACCCGTGCCCGCGCCACGCTGGAGGCGCTGATCGCCGCCAATCCCGGATTCCGCTCCAGCGATGGCCATCTGCTGTATGCACGCGCCGTCGAGGACAGCGCCGACGCAGCGGCGGCCATCCACGAATACGAAGCCGTCGTGCAGGGCTACCCGGGCGAGGAGGCCCGCGCCCGCTTCGGCCTGCTGCTGAAGCGGCAGGGCGAGCATGCCCGTGCGCGCAGCGTGTTCCAGGAAATCCTCGACCGCTCCGACGTCGCGCCCCGCTACTACCAGCGCGAACAACGCGACTGGATCGAGGTCGCCAGGCGTGAACTGGCCATGCTGCCGCGCGCCTAG
- a CDS encoding transglycosylase domain-containing protein: MAWIRALPGTLLVVAALVIGLCFGLYAHGASGLPDDLEPSRYRATPDLRALYLAVNARGIQDVPRLNPVSVWGYWLWHFSGRQHEPLGSQLTLLGDSGRSLMMRQPRRARGAQWHPAGLAATVRVSRQWEMDRMVDTLLAEGAFGRGATGIEQAARAWYGRPLGELVAEERLLLVVLMKSPSHHDPACHPERLTDRYRWGAAHAGIPDAADALRIAMARMRPVACPASRSAPAP, translated from the coding sequence ATGGCCTGGATCAGAGCCCTCCCCGGAACCCTGCTGGTCGTCGCCGCACTCGTCATCGGCCTGTGCTTCGGTCTGTACGCCCATGGGGCGTCCGGACTGCCCGACGATCTCGAGCCGAGCCGCTACCGCGCCACGCCCGACCTCCGCGCGCTTTACCTGGCCGTCAATGCACGCGGCATCCAGGACGTGCCGCGCCTGAATCCTGTCAGCGTCTGGGGATACTGGCTCTGGCATTTCTCCGGTCGGCAACACGAACCGCTCGGCTCCCAGCTGACGCTGCTCGGCGATAGCGGACGATCACTGATGATGCGGCAACCGCGTCGGGCCAGAGGCGCTCAATGGCATCCCGCCGGCCTGGCAGCCACCGTCCGCGTGAGTCGTCAGTGGGAGATGGACCGGATGGTCGACACGCTGCTGGCAGAGGGCGCGTTCGGTCGCGGCGCGACCGGCATCGAGCAGGCCGCGCGGGCCTGGTACGGCCGGCCGCTGGGCGAACTCGTCGCCGAGGAGCGGCTGCTGCTGGTCGTACTGATGAAAAGCCCGTCCCATCACGACCCTGCCTGCCATCCGGAACGGTTGACAGACCGGTATCGATGGGGCGCGGCGCACGCCGGCATTCCCGACGCGGCGGACGCGCTGCGTATCGCGATGGCTAGAATGCGGCCTGTCGCCTGTCCGGCATCGAGATCCGCGCCCGCCCCATGA
- a CDS encoding acetyl-CoA carboxylase carboxyltransferase subunit alpha → MNPNYLDFEQPIADLEARIQDLRAASTGPAVNVDAEVHALQDKLRVRTAQIFRDLSPWQVSQLARHPARPYTLDYIKVFCDEFQELAGDRAFADDAAIVGGLGRIDGRSVMIIGHQKGRDTKSKIARNFGMPRPEGYRKALRLMKMAERFKLPLLTFIDTPGAYPGVGAEERGQSEAIARNLMEMAELKIPIICTVIGEGGSGGALAIGVGDRTLMLEYGTYSVISPEGCASILWKDAAKAKDAAEQLGLTAKRLHGLGLVDKVVREPIGGAHRNPRQMAVRLKAVLLNELDALEQLPVEQLLQKRYARLRGYGAYEAA, encoded by the coding sequence ATGAATCCGAACTACCTCGATTTCGAACAGCCCATCGCCGACCTGGAAGCCAGGATCCAGGACCTGCGCGCCGCCAGCACCGGGCCGGCGGTGAATGTCGATGCCGAGGTGCACGCCCTGCAGGACAAGCTGCGCGTGCGCACGGCGCAGATCTTCCGCGACCTGTCGCCGTGGCAGGTCTCGCAGCTGGCGCGCCATCCGGCGCGGCCGTACACCCTGGACTACATCAAGGTGTTCTGCGACGAGTTCCAGGAACTGGCCGGCGACCGCGCCTTCGCCGACGACGCCGCCATCGTCGGCGGCCTGGGCCGCATCGACGGCCGCAGCGTGATGATCATCGGCCACCAGAAGGGTCGCGACACCAAGAGCAAGATCGCGCGCAACTTCGGCATGCCGCGCCCCGAGGGCTACCGCAAGGCGCTGCGCCTGATGAAGATGGCCGAGCGCTTCAAGCTGCCGCTGCTGACCTTCATCGACACCCCGGGCGCGTACCCGGGCGTCGGCGCGGAAGAGCGCGGCCAGTCCGAGGCGATCGCGCGCAACCTGATGGAAATGGCGGAACTGAAGATCCCGATCATCTGCACGGTGATCGGCGAAGGCGGCAGTGGCGGCGCCCTGGCCATCGGCGTGGGCGACCGTACGTTGATGCTGGAGTACGGCACCTACTCGGTGATTTCGCCGGAAGGCTGCGCCTCGATCCTGTGGAAGGACGCCGCCAAGGCCAAGGACGCCGCCGAACAGCTCGGCCTGACCGCCAAGCGCCTGCACGGCCTGGGCCTGGTCGACAAGGTGGTGCGCGAACCCATCGGCGGCGCGCACCGCAACCCGCGCCAGATGGCCGTCCGCCTGAAGGCCGTGCTACTCAACGAACTCGACGCACTGGAACAACTGCCCGTCGAGCAGTTGCTGCAGAAGCGCTACGCGCGCCTGCGCGGTTACGGCGCGTACGAGGCCGCCTGA
- the yjgA gene encoding ribosome biogenesis factor YjgA → MRGRDPETGEFLSPSRTQQRGEALEIRSLAEKLVALPAAQLARLPIPDDLMPHIVETQRITSHIAHKRQLQFLAKQMRREEDEVLEAIRDAMDEGGEAARRETALLHRAEQWRDRLLAGGDDALAALLDEFPTADRQKLRQLVRNAAEEKAKNKPPRAFRELFRELRELLAEASATQDGSEEDAP, encoded by the coding sequence ATGCGCGGACGCGATCCCGAGACCGGCGAATTCCTGAGCCCCAGCCGCACCCAGCAACGGGGCGAAGCGCTGGAAATCCGCAGCCTGGCCGAAAAGCTGGTGGCGTTGCCGGCCGCGCAGCTGGCGCGCCTGCCGATTCCCGACGACCTGATGCCGCACATCGTCGAGACGCAGCGCATCACCTCGCACATCGCCCACAAGCGCCAGCTGCAGTTCCTCGCCAAGCAGATGCGGCGCGAGGAGGACGAGGTGCTGGAAGCGATCCGCGACGCAATGGACGAAGGCGGCGAAGCGGCACGCCGCGAAACCGCCCTGCTCCACCGCGCCGAGCAATGGCGCGACCGCCTGCTCGCCGGTGGCGACGACGCCCTGGCGGCGCTGCTGGACGAATTCCCGACCGCGGACCGGCAGAAACTGCGCCAGCTGGTGCGCAATGCCGCCGAAGAAAAAGCGAAGAACAAACCGCCGCGCGCATTCCGCGAATTGTTCCGCGAACTGCGTGAGCTGCTTGCGGAAGCGAGCGCGACGCAGGACGGCAGCGAAGAAGACGCGCCATAG